One genomic region from Mycobacterium basiliense encodes:
- a CDS encoding nuclear transport factor 2 family protein, which yields MTNDADVDLVRRVYAAFARGDLAEVKQCLAADVEQVVPGKHPLAGVFRGVDQVIGCLSATVSATAGTMEVTLEEVFSNADGQVIAVDRSRGSRNDKFMDQRVAILFTIADGRISRFREFYADPAAMESFWA from the coding sequence ATGACCAATGACGCCGACGTCGATCTGGTGCGGCGCGTCTACGCCGCATTCGCCCGCGGTGATCTCGCTGAGGTGAAGCAATGCCTAGCCGCCGATGTGGAACAGGTTGTCCCGGGCAAGCACCCGCTAGCTGGCGTGTTCCGCGGTGTGGACCAGGTCATCGGCTGCCTGAGCGCCACCGTGTCGGCCACCGCGGGCACCATGGAAGTGACGCTCGAAGAAGTGTTCTCCAACGCAGATGGCCAGGTCATCGCCGTCGACCGGTCCCGCGGTAGTAGAAATGACAAGTTCATGGACCAACGCGTCGCGATCTTGTTCACCATCGCTGACGGCCGTATCTCCCGCTTCCGCGAGTTCTACGCGGACCCGGCGGCGATGGAAAGTTTCTGGGCATGA
- a CDS encoding acyl carrier protein — MKDTINATIQRILHTNRGITANQVLADDLGFDSLKLFELLTELADRFDIAISFRDAQNIKTVGDVYANVARWFPEAAGPASLAKGTA; from the coding sequence ATGAAAGACACCATCAACGCCACCATCCAGCGGATTCTTCACACCAACCGCGGCATCACCGCCAATCAGGTGCTTGCCGATGACCTCGGTTTCGACTCCCTCAAGCTGTTCGAGTTGCTCACCGAACTCGCCGACAGGTTCGACATCGCCATCTCGTTTCGGGACGCACAAAACATCAAGACCGTGGGCGATGTCTACGCCAACGTAGCGCGCTGGTTCCCCGAAGCCGCCGGGCCGGCCTCACTAGCGAAAGGGACAGCATGA
- a CDS encoding aminotransferase class I/II-fold pyridoxal phosphate-dependent enzyme produces MPTGLRYEFLRPVEVSGINDLRHYYFMADSADGQPLGRANLYGVHFDLATTDRKLTPDSRASIKRWFPGFMTFRFLECGLLTMVSNPLALRADGDLERVLPLLAEQMDQVAQADESDFLMIRDVAPEHYQRYFDILRPLGFRPALGFSRVDVDITWSCLEEALDTLSTKKRYQLNSALMFRERFGIELEEHDEYAEHAEVLTRLWRNVKNGAKDYQREDLNPEFFAACSRHLQGRSKLWLFRYQGAPVAFFLNVWDSGENYVLLEWGIDRDFEHYGKANLYRAALTLSLQDAIGRGKRRMEMGITNYFPKLRIPGARVIPTIYFLRHRTDPMHTATLARMMMHNIQRPALPTDMSEEFCRWEERIRLDQDGLPAHDIFRKIDRQHKYTGLKLGGVYGFYPRFTGPQRSTIRAAELGEIVLLGTNSYLGLATHPEVVDASAEATRRYGTGCSGSPLLNGTLDLHVSLEQELAEFLDKPAAVLCSTGYQSNLAAISALCESGDLIIQDALNHRSLFDAARLSGADFTVYRHNDMDHLAQVLRRTEGRRRIIVVDAVFSMEGTIAHLATINDLADRHGCRVYVDESHALGVLGPDGRGAAAALGILPRLDLVMGTFSKSFASVGGFIAGDRAVIDYIRHNGAGHVFSASLPPAAVAATRAALHVSRREPERRARVLAAAEYAATGMARLGYRAEYHGTPIVPVILGNPTLAHAGYLRLMRSGVYVNPVVPPAVPEERSGFRTSYLAEHQQPDLDRALQVFADLAEDLSRKGASL; encoded by the coding sequence ATGCCCACCGGATTGCGTTATGAATTCCTACGCCCAGTCGAGGTGTCGGGAATTAATGATTTACGCCACTACTATTTCATGGCTGATTCGGCCGACGGGCAGCCGCTAGGCAGAGCAAATCTCTACGGCGTTCATTTCGACCTCGCCACCACCGATCGCAAGCTCACCCCGGACTCGCGAGCCTCGATCAAGCGGTGGTTTCCGGGATTCATGACGTTTCGTTTCCTGGAGTGCGGGTTGCTCACGATGGTGAGCAACCCGCTTGCGTTGCGGGCGGATGGCGACTTGGAACGGGTGCTGCCCCTGCTGGCCGAGCAGATGGACCAGGTGGCGCAGGCCGACGAATCGGACTTCCTGATGATCAGGGACGTAGCTCCGGAACACTACCAGCGTTACTTTGACATCCTGCGCCCCTTGGGATTCCGGCCGGCGTTGGGCTTTTCCCGGGTAGACGTAGACATCACGTGGTCTTGCCTGGAAGAGGCGCTCGACACGTTATCGACCAAGAAGCGTTACCAATTGAATTCGGCGCTTATGTTCCGCGAGCGGTTCGGCATCGAGCTCGAGGAGCACGATGAATATGCCGAGCACGCAGAGGTTCTCACGCGGCTGTGGCGCAACGTCAAGAATGGCGCGAAGGACTACCAGCGGGAGGACCTCAACCCGGAGTTCTTTGCGGCATGTTCACGGCACCTGCAAGGACGCAGCAAGCTATGGCTGTTCCGCTACCAAGGCGCACCGGTGGCGTTCTTCTTGAATGTGTGGGACTCGGGCGAGAACTACGTACTGCTCGAGTGGGGGATCGATCGCGATTTTGAACATTACGGGAAAGCGAATCTCTACCGAGCCGCGCTGACGTTGAGCCTGCAGGATGCGATAGGCCGAGGTAAACGGCGAATGGAAATGGGTATTACGAACTATTTCCCAAAACTTCGTATACCTGGCGCCCGAGTCATACCGACCATCTATTTCCTGCGGCATCGCACGGACCCGATGCATACGGCGACGTTAGCCCGCATGATGATGCACAATATTCAACGGCCGGCGTTGCCCACCGATATGTCGGAAGAATTCTGTCGTTGGGAAGAACGAATACGCCTCGACCAGGATGGGTTGCCCGCCCACGACATCTTCCGCAAAATCGACCGTCAACACAAATACACCGGACTTAAACTCGGCGGGGTCTACGGTTTTTATCCTCGGTTTACCGGGCCGCAGCGGTCCACGATTCGTGCGGCCGAGCTGGGGGAGATCGTATTGCTCGGCACAAACTCGTATCTGGGGCTGGCCACGCACCCGGAAGTGGTGGACGCCTCTGCCGAGGCAACGCGTCGGTACGGCACCGGCTGCTCGGGTTCGCCGCTGCTGAACGGCACCTTGGACTTGCATGTATCGCTTGAGCAGGAACTGGCCGAATTCCTGGACAAACCGGCGGCGGTGCTGTGTTCCACCGGCTACCAGAGCAACCTGGCAGCGATCAGCGCGCTGTGCGAATCCGGGGATCTGATCATCCAAGACGCGCTTAACCACCGCAGCCTGTTCGACGCCGCCAGATTGTCCGGGGCCGACTTCACCGTGTATCGGCACAACGACATGGACCACCTGGCCCAGGTGCTCCGCCGCACCGAAGGGCGTCGCCGGATCATCGTCGTGGACGCGGTATTCAGTATGGAGGGCACCATCGCCCACCTCGCCACCATCAACGACCTTGCTGACCGGCACGGCTGCCGGGTCTACGTGGACGAGTCGCACGCCCTGGGCGTGTTGGGTCCCGACGGGCGCGGCGCGGCGGCGGCTTTGGGAATCTTGCCGCGGCTGGATCTGGTGATGGGCACCTTTAGTAAGTCCTTCGCGTCGGTCGGCGGTTTTATTGCCGGTGACCGCGCGGTCATTGATTACATCCGACATAACGGGGCCGGTCACGTGTTCTCGGCCAGCCTGCCTCCAGCGGCGGTGGCCGCCACCCGTGCTGCGCTGCACGTGAGCCGCCGTGAACCCGAGCGCCGGGCCCGCGTCCTGGCCGCCGCCGAGTACGCCGCGACCGGGATGGCCCGGCTTGGTTATCGGGCCGAATACCACGGCACGCCGATCGTGCCGGTGATCCTGGGCAACCCCACGCTGGCGCACGCCGGCTACCTGCGCCTCATGCGTTCCGGGGTCTATGTGAACCCGGTCGTGCCGCCCGCCGTACCGGAGGAGCGCTCCGGCTTTCGCACCAGCTATCTCGCCGAGCACCAACAACCCGACCTCGACCGGGCCTTGCAAGTCTTTGCCGACCTTGCCGAGGACCTCAGCCGGAAAGGAGCTTCGCTATGA
- a CDS encoding enoyl-CoA hydratase has protein sequence MLSYGTDPQNTVAGLTVAFADGVLSLTLDRPDSLNSLTTPILIGIADTLETVADNKNVRLVRLRGAGHAFTSGVAISVDDFWGTGAATEVVEAARRVVRTIATTPCPVVAVVRGPAVGVGVSLALACDLVLAAEDAFFMLAHTKIGLMPDGGASALIAAAIGRMRAMRMALLPERLPAADALAWGLISAVYQAEDFEAEVDKVISRLLAGPPLAFNKTKVAINAATLTELDSAFMRESHGQKVLLQSNDFAEGAAAFHQRRTPAFTGS, from the coding sequence ATGTTGAGCTACGGGACCGATCCGCAGAATACTGTGGCCGGGCTTACCGTCGCGTTCGCCGACGGTGTGTTGTCGTTGACCCTGGATCGCCCCGACAGTCTCAACTCGCTGACGACGCCCATCCTGATAGGCATCGCCGACACGCTAGAGACGGTCGCCGACAACAAAAACGTCAGGCTGGTGCGGTTGCGCGGAGCGGGCCACGCCTTCACTTCGGGTGTGGCCATCTCCGTGGACGATTTCTGGGGCACCGGGGCGGCCACCGAGGTCGTCGAGGCGGCTCGCCGAGTGGTGCGGACGATCGCCACCACGCCGTGCCCGGTCGTCGCGGTGGTGCGCGGACCGGCGGTCGGTGTCGGCGTTTCCCTGGCTCTCGCATGTGATCTCGTATTGGCTGCTGAGGACGCGTTTTTCATGCTTGCTCACACGAAAATCGGTCTGATGCCCGACGGGGGCGCGTCGGCGTTGATCGCCGCCGCCATCGGCCGGATGCGGGCAATGCGGATGGCACTTTTACCCGAACGGTTGCCGGCCGCTGACGCGCTGGCATGGGGCCTGATCAGCGCCGTCTACCAGGCCGAGGACTTCGAGGCCGAGGTGGATAAGGTGATCAGCCGGTTGCTCGCGGGCCCGCCGCTGGCATTCAACAAGACCAAGGTGGCGATCAATGCGGCCACGCTCACCGAATTGGACTCCGCGTTCATGCGCGAGTCACACGGGCAAAAGGTGCTGCTGCAGTCGAACGACTTCGCCGAAGGTGCCGCGGCATTCCACCAGCGCCGGACCCCCGCCTTCACCGGCTCGTGA
- a CDS encoding enoyl-CoA hydratase, with the protein MPDSGIDTLAPVAGLEVSLADGVLSVILDRPKSLNSLTTAMLAGIADAMERAATDPRVRVVRLGGKGRGFSSGAGMSAEDAGRDKSRTATITEINRAVRAITVLPHPVVAVVQGPAAGVGVSLALACDLVLASDTAFFMLAFTKIGLMPDGGASALVAAAIGRIRAMHMALLPERLPAADALSYGLVSAVFSAEDFDSEVDRVIARLLAGPAVAFSRTKNAINAATLTELERTLEREFEGQTFLLGSHDFAEGARAFQQRRLPTFTDS; encoded by the coding sequence ATGCCAGATAGCGGAATCGACACACTGGCGCCGGTGGCCGGGCTAGAGGTGAGCTTGGCCGACGGTGTGCTATCGGTCATCCTCGACCGCCCCAAAAGCCTGAACTCGCTGACGACGGCGATGCTGGCCGGCATCGCGGACGCCATGGAGCGGGCGGCCACCGATCCGCGAGTCCGCGTGGTGCGGCTGGGTGGGAAAGGCCGCGGCTTCAGTTCCGGAGCGGGTATGAGTGCCGAGGATGCTGGCCGCGACAAATCGCGTACCGCGACCATCACCGAGATCAACCGGGCGGTGCGGGCAATTACCGTGCTGCCCCACCCCGTTGTCGCTGTCGTGCAGGGACCGGCCGCCGGCGTCGGCGTTTCGCTGGCGTTGGCGTGCGACCTGGTATTGGCTTCCGACACAGCATTTTTCATGCTCGCGTTCACCAAGATCGGGTTGATGCCGGATGGGGGTGCGTCGGCCCTGGTTGCGGCCGCGATCGGCCGCATCCGAGCCATGCACATGGCGCTGTTGCCGGAGCGGCTGCCGGCGGCCGACGCGCTGTCCTACGGACTGGTCAGCGCGGTATTTTCGGCCGAAGACTTCGACAGCGAGGTGGACCGGGTGATCGCCAGATTGCTGGCCGGCCCGGCCGTGGCATTCAGCAGGACCAAGAACGCGATCAACGCGGCCACCCTGACCGAATTGGAGCGCACCCTCGAACGGGAATTCGAGGGCCAGACATTCCTGCTGGGATCGCACGACTTCGCCGAGGGGGCAAGGGCATTCCAGCAGCGCCGCCTGCCGACCTTCACCGACTCCTAA
- a CDS encoding DUF2867 domain-containing protein, which yields MSAGQVSCLVTGATGYIGARLVPRLLDAGHRVRALARNPLKLADVPWRADAEVTHGDLGDVESLIAAFAGIDVVYYLVHSMGSAKNFVAEETRAVHNVVTAARRTGVRRVVYLSGLHPENSRLSPHLESRRAVGNVLIESGIETVVLQAGVVVGSGSASFEMIRHLTDRLPVMTTPKWVHNRIQPIAVRDVLYYLVAAATADLPRTASSRAWDVGGPDVLEYGDMMRVYAEVAGLHRRYLIVLPFLTPTIASLWVGTVTPIPPGLARPLIESLECDAVMRNWDIDTIIEPPPGGLTSYRRAVALALNRAAQGFPDATWDSLRSEPAEPLPSDPDWAGEIVYTDVRTAATSAAAENVWNAAERLANGNRWYSIVLARRRGQRWSVAERTPTTLRLRADRRLPGPAWLELAVTPHETTPSTYMQRAMFFPRGVPGRLYWLMLRPLYIAALRALRRDIVAAAG from the coding sequence ATGTCGGCTGGACAGGTTAGCTGCTTAGTCACCGGAGCCACCGGCTACATCGGTGCGCGGCTGGTGCCGAGATTGCTCGACGCGGGGCATCGCGTTCGAGCACTGGCTCGCAACCCACTCAAGCTGGCCGACGTACCGTGGCGCGCGGATGCCGAGGTGACGCACGGTGACCTGGGTGACGTCGAATCACTGATCGCCGCGTTTGCCGGCATAGACGTCGTCTACTACCTGGTGCATTCAATGGGCAGCGCGAAGAATTTTGTCGCCGAGGAAACGCGCGCCGTGCATAACGTCGTGACCGCCGCGCGCCGCACCGGCGTGCGCCGAGTGGTTTATCTCAGCGGCCTACATCCGGAAAACAGCAGACTCTCTCCGCACCTCGAATCACGCCGCGCCGTGGGCAACGTCCTGATCGAATCCGGTATCGAGACGGTCGTACTGCAGGCCGGCGTGGTGGTGGGATCGGGATCGGCCTCCTTCGAAATGATCAGGCACCTCACCGACCGATTGCCGGTGATGACCACGCCCAAGTGGGTGCACAACCGCATTCAGCCGATCGCCGTCCGAGATGTGCTGTATTACCTGGTCGCGGCCGCCACGGCCGACCTACCCCGAACCGCCTCGTCACGAGCGTGGGACGTCGGGGGCCCCGACGTGCTGGAGTACGGCGACATGATGCGGGTATATGCCGAGGTCGCCGGGCTGCACAGGCGCTATTTGATCGTGCTTCCGTTCTTGACGCCGACGATTGCCAGCCTATGGGTGGGCACGGTGACTCCGATCCCCCCGGGGCTGGCGCGACCACTGATCGAATCGCTGGAATGTGACGCGGTGATGCGTAACTGGGACATCGACACCATCATCGAGCCACCGCCGGGCGGCTTGACCAGCTATCGCCGCGCGGTCGCACTGGCACTCAACCGCGCAGCGCAGGGCTTTCCCGACGCGACGTGGGACTCGCTGCGCTCGGAGCCCGCCGAGCCGCTGCCCAGCGATCCGGACTGGGCCGGTGAGATCGTCTACACCGATGTCCGCACCGCAGCGACCAGCGCGGCGGCCGAGAACGTCTGGAATGCGGCCGAACGCCTCGCCAACGGCAATCGCTGGTATTCAATCGTGCTCGCGCGGCGTCGCGGGCAACGCTGGAGCGTGGCCGAGCGCACGCCAACCACGCTGCGCCTACGCGCCGACCGGCGATTGCCCGGGCCGGCGTGGCTCGAGCTCGCGGTCACCCCACACGAGACAACACCCAGCACCTATATGCAACGGGCAATGTTCTTTCCCCGCGGGGTCCCGGGCCGGTTGTATTGGCTGATGTTGCGGCCCCTCTACATTGCCGCGTTGCGCGCGCTTCGACGAGACATCGTCGCCGCGGCCGGATAG
- a CDS encoding CPBP family intramembrane glutamic endopeptidase — protein sequence MSQSTASHPNAIGDIRRAITNVAVPHHEAPSVVLRRRIVVGVVIAIGAVVMGLSMSRRPGESTFYWLTLALAAIWAIGALASGPLHLGGIRWRGRNQRPVITGTTIGLALGGIFVLGGLAARELPGVAALIVRVLQFASHGSWVLVVVITLINGLAEEMFFRGALYTALGRHYPVVLSTLVYAGAIMASANPMLGFAAIILGTVCAWERRSTGGVLAPILTHMVWGLIMVLALPPLFGV from the coding sequence ATGAGCCAGTCCACCGCTTCCCATCCCAACGCAATCGGCGACATTCGCCGGGCGATCACCAATGTCGCTGTCCCACACCATGAGGCGCCGTCGGTGGTGCTGCGGCGTCGCATCGTGGTTGGGGTCGTCATCGCGATCGGCGCGGTGGTGATGGGACTGTCCATGAGCCGCCGACCCGGCGAGTCCACCTTCTACTGGTTGACGCTGGCGCTGGCCGCCATTTGGGCCATCGGGGCGCTCGCGTCCGGCCCGCTACATTTGGGCGGCATTCGTTGGCGCGGGCGCAACCAGCGTCCGGTCATCACCGGGACAACGATCGGCTTGGCGCTGGGCGGGATCTTCGTGCTGGGCGGATTGGCGGCCAGAGAACTTCCGGGCGTTGCCGCGCTGATCGTCCGCGTGCTGCAGTTCGCCAGTCACGGATCGTGGGTGTTGGTCGTGGTGATCACGTTGATCAACGGACTGGCCGAAGAGATGTTCTTTCGCGGGGCGCTGTACACCGCGCTGGGACGCCATTATCCGGTGGTCCTCTCGACCCTGGTGTACGCCGGGGCCATCATGGCCAGCGCCAACCCAATGCTCGGCTTTGCCGCAATCATCCTGGGCACCGTGTGTGCCTGGGAGCGGCGTTCCACCGGCGGGGTGCTGGCGCCCATCCTGACTCACATGGTGTGGGGCTTGATCATGGTGCTCGCGCTGCCGCCGTTGTTCGGCGTCTGA
- a CDS encoding NAD(P)H-binding protein — translation MRILVTGATGYVGSRLVTALLTAGHEVLASTRNPARLKRMGWFDDVTPLTLDAADGSSVRAAMARVGRVDVVYYLVHGIGEPGFRAADKAAAANVALAARNTGVPRIVYLGGFVPEAEALSEHLSSRAEVAVALTVEDGPELVWLGAAMIIGAGSTSFEMLRYVGDRFPLLPMPNWMYNPIDPISIRDVLHYLVAAADPNQVPAGAYDICGPDTTSYRRLLKTYARVSGRWRAAVPVGRFDTAIASRITAVALPVPPGLAADLVESLDHPMRASASGLRDTVPAPPGGLLGVEDAMGLALAGQSTRPPLPVNALTDPHQLADTDPSWAGGDWLRIRRLARPVLPPVARSALGLVNTVPGPVAGALRTGLDILITLTPKVLPA, via the coding sequence ATGCGGATTCTGGTGACCGGCGCCACCGGCTATGTCGGATCCCGCCTGGTCACGGCGTTGCTCACGGCCGGCCACGAGGTGCTGGCCAGCACCCGAAACCCGGCCCGGCTCAAGCGTATGGGCTGGTTCGACGATGTCACGCCGTTAACGCTCGATGCCGCGGACGGCTCGTCCGTGCGGGCGGCGATGGCCCGCGTCGGGCGCGTCGACGTGGTGTACTACCTGGTTCACGGGATCGGTGAACCAGGTTTTCGGGCCGCCGACAAGGCCGCGGCCGCCAACGTCGCGCTGGCCGCCAGGAACACCGGTGTGCCGCGCATCGTCTACCTGGGCGGCTTTGTGCCGGAGGCCGAAGCGCTCTCTGAGCATCTGTCCAGTCGGGCCGAGGTCGCCGTGGCGCTGACCGTCGAGGACGGGCCCGAGCTGGTATGGCTGGGTGCGGCGATGATCATCGGCGCCGGTTCCACCTCATTCGAGATGCTGCGCTACGTCGGCGACCGGTTTCCGCTCCTGCCGATGCCGAACTGGATGTACAACCCGATCGACCCAATCTCTATCCGGGACGTGTTGCACTACCTGGTGGCGGCTGCCGATCCGAACCAGGTACCCGCTGGCGCCTATGACATTTGCGGCCCGGACACCACGTCCTATCGTCGGTTACTCAAGACGTACGCGCGTGTTTCGGGTCGGTGGCGCGCGGCCGTGCCGGTCGGCCGGTTCGACACCGCGATAGCGTCGCGGATCACCGCGGTGGCGCTACCCGTGCCGCCGGGCCTGGCCGCAGACCTGGTGGAATCGTTGGATCACCCGATGCGGGCATCGGCCTCCGGCCTGCGCGACACGGTCCCTGCTCCGCCCGGCGGCCTGCTGGGTGTCGAGGACGCGATGGGTCTGGCCTTGGCCGGGCAATCGACGCGGCCGCCATTGCCGGTCAATGCGTTGACCGATCCTCATCAGCTCGCCGACACCGACCCGTCCTGGGCCGGTGGCGACTGGCTGCGTATCCGCCGGCTGGCGCGTCCGGTGCTGCCACCCGTCGCGCGGTCCGCCCTGGGGCTGGTCAATACCGTCCCGGGCCCGGTGGCCGGAGCCCTGCGAACCGGTCTCGACATCCTGATCACTCTGACCCCGAAGGTTCTCCCCGCATGA
- a CDS encoding type III polyketide synthase has product MAVEFPPHRYTQAQAIGALTDFAGPEFRRFALRSGVEARHTALPLARYAALSGFTEANDAFVDVALDLGERALMAALDDAKVKPSDVDVIFSTTVTGAAVPTLEARLASRVGLRQDVKRIPLFGLGCVAGAAGVARMHDYLRAFPNQVAALLAVELCSLTIQRQDTSVANLVAASLFGDAAGAVITKGAAATTAPGRSTGRPGPRVLATRSRLYPETEHVMGWRIGSNGFQIVLSVDVATVTEKYLGDDVRAFLTDHGLTLNDVTTWVCHPGGPRVIEAVEGVLDLPPDALDATRDSLRDNGNLSSVSVLDVLRANMADPPPPGSFGLMIAMGPGFCSELVLLTW; this is encoded by the coding sequence ATCGCCGTGGAATTCCCGCCCCATCGGTATACCCAGGCGCAGGCCATCGGAGCGCTCACCGATTTTGCCGGTCCGGAGTTCAGGCGGTTCGCTCTCCGCAGCGGCGTCGAGGCCCGCCACACCGCATTGCCACTGGCACGCTATGCCGCACTCAGCGGCTTCACCGAGGCCAATGACGCCTTCGTCGATGTTGCCCTGGACCTGGGCGAGCGGGCGCTGATGGCGGCCCTGGATGACGCCAAGGTCAAGCCGTCGGATGTCGATGTCATCTTTTCCACGACCGTCACTGGGGCCGCGGTGCCCACCCTGGAGGCGCGCCTGGCCAGCCGGGTTGGCCTGCGCCAAGACGTCAAGCGCATACCGTTGTTCGGCCTGGGTTGTGTGGCCGGCGCCGCCGGGGTGGCCAGAATGCACGACTACCTGCGCGCATTTCCCAACCAGGTGGCTGCCCTGCTGGCGGTCGAACTGTGCTCGCTGACCATTCAGCGTCAAGACACTTCGGTGGCCAACCTGGTGGCGGCCAGCCTCTTCGGTGACGCGGCCGGGGCGGTGATAACCAAGGGAGCGGCCGCAACCACTGCTCCTGGACGGTCAACCGGGCGCCCCGGTCCCAGAGTGTTAGCAACACGAAGCCGGTTGTATCCCGAAACCGAACATGTGATGGGCTGGCGGATTGGCAGCAACGGGTTCCAAATCGTCTTATCCGTTGACGTCGCTACCGTCACCGAGAAATACCTGGGCGACGATGTCCGCGCGTTCCTGACCGATCATGGGTTGACCCTCAACGACGTCACGACTTGGGTCTGCCACCCCGGCGGGCCCCGGGTGATCGAAGCGGTCGAAGGTGTCTTGGACCTGCCCCCGGACGCCCTGGACGCGACGCGAGACTCGCTGCGGGACAACGGTAATCTCTCTTCGGTATCGGTCCTTGACGTGTTGCGGGCCAACATGGCCGATCCGCCACCGCCGGGTTCGTTCGGTCTGATGATTGCGATGGGACCGGGGTTCTGCTCTGAACTAGTGTTGCTTACGTGGTAG
- a CDS encoding isoprenylcysteine carboxyl methyltransferase family protein — MVEPYYLLILAVAAERLAELVVARRNARWSFAQGGKEFGRPHYRVMVVLHSLLLLGCVIEPWALHRPFIPWLGWPMVGVLALSQGLRWWCVRSLGRRWNTRVIVLPHEQLVRRGPYRFMHHPNYVAVVIEGFALPMVHTAWVTALGFTVANSVLLTVRMRVENAVLGYS, encoded by the coding sequence GTGGTAGAGCCGTATTACCTGCTCATCCTGGCGGTCGCCGCCGAGCGCCTGGCCGAGCTGGTGGTGGCCCGGCGCAATGCCCGCTGGTCTTTCGCCCAGGGCGGCAAGGAGTTTGGTCGCCCGCACTACAGGGTGATGGTCGTCTTGCACTCATTGCTACTGCTGGGCTGTGTGATCGAACCGTGGGCGCTGCATCGGCCCTTCATCCCGTGGCTCGGTTGGCCCATGGTGGGCGTGCTGGCATTAAGCCAAGGTCTGCGCTGGTGGTGCGTGAGATCGTTGGGACGGCGGTGGAACACCCGAGTGATCGTGCTACCCCACGAGCAATTGGTACGACGGGGGCCCTACCGGTTTATGCACCACCCGAACTATGTTGCAGTGGTGATCGAAGGGTTCGCGCTGCCGATGGTGCACACCGCGTGGGTGACCGCGCTGGGATTCACGGTGGCCAACTCGGTGTTGTTGACGGTACGAATGCGCGTGGAGAACGCTGTTTTGGGTTACTCATGA
- a CDS encoding NAD(P)/FAD-dependent oxidoreductase — protein sequence MTDYDTDVLVVGGGPGGLATALHARKRGLSVIVADPRESPIDKCCGEGLMPGGLAELAALDVDPPGMPFHGIAYVSQQHRAEARFRTGPGRGVRRTTLHATLAARAKEQDTEWIRTRVTDVTQDVRGVAAAGVRAKWLVAADGLHSGVRRALGIEVTAGSPRRYGVRWHYRLPAWSEFVEVHWSPWGEAYVTPVEPDLVGVAILSGRQPEIDWFPWLAQQLRGASRGPARGCGPLRQVVSRRVDGRVLLVGDAAGYEDALTGEGISLAVKQAAAGIRAIVDDAPASYEAEWHRITRNYRLLTRGLVLASTSRPTRRAIVPACTLLPAVFRCAVNILAH from the coding sequence ATGACCGACTACGACACCGACGTGCTGGTCGTCGGTGGCGGCCCGGGCGGACTTGCCACGGCGTTACACGCCCGCAAGCGGGGCTTGTCGGTGATCGTCGCCGATCCGCGGGAGAGCCCGATCGACAAGTGCTGCGGCGAAGGACTGATGCCGGGCGGTCTGGCCGAGCTGGCGGCACTCGACGTGGATCCGCCAGGCATGCCGTTTCATGGGATCGCCTACGTGAGCCAGCAGCATCGCGCCGAGGCTCGTTTTCGCACCGGGCCGGGCCGGGGCGTGCGTCGCACCACCTTGCACGCGACGCTGGCGGCACGCGCCAAAGAGCAAGACACCGAATGGATCCGGACGCGGGTAACCGATGTCACCCAAGACGTGCGCGGCGTTGCCGCCGCGGGCGTGCGCGCAAAATGGTTGGTGGCGGCCGACGGACTGCATTCCGGTGTCCGCCGCGCGCTCGGAATCGAGGTAACGGCCGGCAGCCCACGGCGCTACGGCGTGCGCTGGCATTATCGACTCCCGGCCTGGTCGGAGTTCGTTGAAGTGCATTGGTCCCCATGGGGTGAGGCCTATGTGACGCCGGTGGAACCGGATTTGGTGGGGGTAGCGATTCTGTCCGGTCGGCAGCCCGAAATCGATTGGTTCCCATGGCTTGCCCAGCAGCTGCGAGGAGCGAGCCGCGGACCGGCGCGAGGCTGCGGCCCGCTGCGGCAAGTGGTGTCCCGGCGGGTGGACGGGCGCGTGCTGTTGGTGGGTGACGCGGCCGGATACGAGGACGCTCTGACCGGCGAAGGGATCAGCCTTGCCGTCAAGCAGGCCGCCGCCGGGATCCGCGCCATCGTCGACGATGCGCCCGCATCGTACGAGGCCGAGTGGCATCGGATTACCCGCAACTACCGGTTGCTGACCCGGGGGCTGGTGCTGGCCAGCACATCGCGCCCGACCCGTCGGGCCATCGTGCCGGCGTGCACGCTGCTGCCCGCGGTGTTCCGCTGCGCGGTGAACATCCTGGCGCACTAA